The sequence below is a genomic window from Candidatus Krumholzibacteriia bacterium.
CGGGCAGTCGGCTCGGCGGATCGAGAACGGGGACCTCGCCGACTTCCACTGGGTCGTGGCCATGGACACCGACAACGAGCGCGATCTTCGTCGCCTGGCCGAAGCCAGCGGTGAGGCACGCATCCACCGTCTGCGCGACTTCGACCCCGAGGGTGCCGGTGACGTCCCCGACCCCTACTACGGAGGGCCGCAGGGCTTCGACGTCGTCTACGCGATGGTCGAGCGCAGCTGCCGAGCGCTGCTCGACCGGGTGGAAGCGGAGTTGGGCCGGTGATCGACGACACGCGGCTGCGGCAGGTGCTCGAGGAAGGGCTCGGTCGTCCGGTCGGCGACTTCGACCGCGAGCCCCTCGGGGGCGGGTGCATCAACGACGCCTTCGTCGTGGACGTGGGCGAGCGCTTCGTGGTGAAGGGCAACGATCGTCCTCTGCCCCACCAGTTCGAGTCCGAGGCGCGGGGGCTCGAAGCCCTGCGCGCCGCCGGTGGCCCGCTCGTGATCCCCCGCGTCCTGGGGTTCCGTGACGATGCCCAGAACGGCGGCTTTCTCGTGATCGAGTACCTCGAGCCCGGACGCCGGGCGCCCGACTTCGACGAGCGCCTCGGGCACGGTCTGGCCTCGCTGCACCGCCACGCCGACGATCGCGGATTCGGCTTCGACGTCGACGGCTACTGTGGTGCCACCCCTCAGCCGAATCCCTGGACCGACCGCTGGCCCGCCTTCTACGCCGAACATCGGATCCGGCACCACGTCCGTCTGGCGGCCGACCGCGGACTCGACCGCGGCACCGTCGATCTGCTCGACTCGATCGCCGATCGCCTCGAGGAATGGATCGACGACGGGCCGTCGTCGTTGATCCACGGCGATCTCTGGTCGGGGAACCTGCACTGCACGGCGGACGGCGCACCCGCCCTGATCGACCCCGCTGCCTACTTCGGACACCGCGAGGCCGAGCTCGGCATGATGTCGCTGTTCGGAGGGTTCGGGCCGGCAGTGTGGGAGGCCTACCAGGAGGCCTGGCCGCTGGAACCGGGATGGCGGCAACGACTCGGTCTGTACGAGCTGTACCACCTGATCAACCACTACGTCTTGTTCGGTGGGGCCTACGCCGCGTCGACGCGCGACTGCGCCCTTCGCTACGCGGGCTGAGCGTTCAGCGCTGCACGCTGAGTTGCAGGAAGACCTGCCGCGGGATCTCGGCCGACGGATAGATGTCGGTGCGGTCCTCGAGATCCACCCGCCCGTCGTCGATGAGATTCCGGCCCAGCACCGACACTTCCACGGCGGGGTCCGGTCGCCACGCCAGTCTCGCCTGCAGCTCCTGGACGCCTTCGATCGGGAGGCGATAGACGGCCTGATCCTCGGACACGTCGTCGAGGGCGGAACTCACGCGCAGGCCGAGGTCGGCGCTCCAGGTCGAGGTCGGAGCCACACCCAGGCGGAGGAAGCCCATGTGCCGGGGCGAGTCCTCGGGATTGTTGTTGAAGAAGCTGACCGCGACGTCCCCCTGTTCGGGGTCCATCGGCGCGGCAAGCAGATCGAGATCGAGATAGGTGTAGCTGGCCTGGAGACGGATCCAGGGTCGCGGCCGTACCTCGAGCACGGTCTCCATGCCGCGGGCCCGCATCTCGGCTCCGTTGACGACTTCCGAGTCGAGCTCCAGGTGAGGCGGCACGTCGATTCCGCCGGCGACCTCCGGTTGCTCCACCACGTTGTACACGAGGTCGTCGTAGTCCTGCTGGAAGACGGCCAGGTCGATCCCGACGGCGGACCCGAGCTGTTTCCTCCAGCCCATCTCGTAGGCGAGCATCGATTCGGCGTCGAGGCCAGGATCGCCCTCGAAGTTCGCGATGGTCGACACGAGTTCGCCCTGGCCGGGTCCCACCTGCCGGCGGGCCACGGTGGACGTCAGGGCACGCGACGGCGTCCGGACGGCACGCGACGCAGCGGCCCAGAAGAATCCGGCCCGGCCGGTGTCGAACGCGGTACGAACGCTCGGCTGCCACTCCCATCCCGAGTCGTCGTTGTGCTCCAACTTGGTCCCCGCGATCAGGCGGACGCGGTCGGTCGCGCGGAACTCGTCCTGCACGAACAGGCTCGTCCAGTGGAGCGTCCGGCTCGTGGGCACGAAGCCGTAGGTCGAGCTCCCCCGGATCCGATCGTCGGACACCCGGAGGTTGGCCCCTGTGACGAAGTCGTGGCGGTCGCCCTCGCGCGTGAACTGGAGGTCGGCGTCGTAGCTGAAGCGCTCCTCGTGGAACAGGCGCTCGTCACGGTCGTGGAACTCCAGCCAGCTCTGCACCGCGACACTCGAGCGATTCCCCACCGGACGCACCCAGCGCGCGAGGGCCGACACCGCCTGGGTGAGGTGGAGGTCCACGTCCCGCACCACGTCGACCTGGCGCTCTTCGTCGAACAGCACGTCCTGGCGCTCGGTCTCGACCCGGTAGGCCCGGGCGTTGAGCGTCACCCGACCACCGCCGGCCGGGGCGTCGTAGCGCAAGCCGGTGGACAGGTTCCTCCATCCCCCGCCGTCGAACTGGCCCGGAGCGGCGTCGAACTCACCGCGGTCGTGGCCGCTGATCCAGACCCGTCCGTGTCCCTCGTCGCCGACGCGGCCCCCGAACCGGGCCCGGGCGCCGAACTCGTCTCCACTCACGCGACTCGAGACCGACCAACCCTGCGTCTCGCCCGCTTCGCGCGTGACCACGTTGATCACGCCGTTCACCGCGTTCGCACCCCACAGTGCACCGCCGGGGCCCCGGACGATCTCGATCCGGTCGATGTCGTCGATCGGCAGGTCGTGCTCGTCCCAGTAGACCCCCGAGAAGAACAGGCTGTAGACGGAGCGGCCGTCGATCAGGACGAGGAGCTTGTCGGAGAGCACGCCGTTGAAGCCCCGCACGCCGACCGCCGTGTTGGCGGCGTTCAGGCGCGAGAACTGGACCCCCGGGACCCACTCGAGGGCGTCGACCAGGGTGACCGCGCCGTAGCGACGCAGGTCGTCCTGCGTGAGCACGGTGACCGCGGCCGGGGTCTCGAACGCCGACGTCGGCCGCTTCGAGGCCGTGACGACCTCGACCTCGAGGAGCTCTTCGAGTGACAGCTCCTCGAGCCCGTCGCCGGCCCGGGCCGGGCTGGCGAGGGCGATCGCGAGCGCGACCCACATCCATTCGGGCAGTCGTGGTGACATGGTCCTCCTCGTAGAGATGGGTCGGCCGGCCTCGACGGATCTTGAGGCCGGATCCCTGGAGGGACGCGGGGCGTGACGGGACCGGAGGGACCCTCCATACTCGGGGGCCCCCGAGGCGGAGGTGCCGGAATGAAGCGACTCACCCCGAATCTCCTCGTCGAGTCCATCGAGGATGCGTTG
It includes:
- a CDS encoding low molecular weight protein-tyrosine-phosphatase, which codes for MTQRVLFVCLGNICRSPLAEGVFRHLVTERGLDDRIEVDSAGTGGWHVGEGPDPRSLEVAVRNGVSLDGQSARRIENGDLADFHWVVAMDTDNERDLRRLAEASGEARIHRLRDFDPEGAGDVPDPYYGGPQGFDVVYAMVERSCRALLDRVEAELGR
- a CDS encoding fructosamine kinase family protein, producing the protein MIDDTRLRQVLEEGLGRPVGDFDREPLGGGCINDAFVVDVGERFVVKGNDRPLPHQFESEARGLEALRAAGGPLVIPRVLGFRDDAQNGGFLVIEYLEPGRRAPDFDERLGHGLASLHRHADDRGFGFDVDGYCGATPQPNPWTDRWPAFYAEHRIRHHVRLAADRGLDRGTVDLLDSIADRLEEWIDDGPSSLIHGDLWSGNLHCTADGAPALIDPAAYFGHREAELGMMSLFGGFGPAVWEAYQEAWPLEPGWRQRLGLYELYHLINHYVLFGGAYAASTRDCALRYAG
- a CDS encoding TonB-dependent receptor, coding for MSPRLPEWMWVALAIALASPARAGDGLEELSLEELLEVEVVTASKRPTSAFETPAAVTVLTQDDLRRYGAVTLVDALEWVPGVQFSRLNAANTAVGVRGFNGVLSDKLLVLIDGRSVYSLFFSGVYWDEHDLPIDDIDRIEIVRGPGGALWGANAVNGVINVVTREAGETQGWSVSSRVSGDEFGARARFGGRVGDEGHGRVWISGHDRGEFDAAPGQFDGGGWRNLSTGLRYDAPAGGGRVTLNARAYRVETERQDVLFDEERQVDVVRDVDLHLTQAVSALARWVRPVGNRSSVAVQSWLEFHDRDERLFHEERFSYDADLQFTREGDRHDFVTGANLRVSDDRIRGSSTYGFVPTSRTLHWTSLFVQDEFRATDRVRLIAGTKLEHNDDSGWEWQPSVRTAFDTGRAGFFWAAASRAVRTPSRALTSTVARRQVGPGQGELVSTIANFEGDPGLDAESMLAYEMGWRKQLGSAVGIDLAVFQQDYDDLVYNVVEQPEVAGGIDVPPHLELDSEVVNGAEMRARGMETVLEVRPRPWIRLQASYTYLDLDLLAAPMDPEQGDVAVSFFNNNPEDSPRHMGFLRLGVAPTSTWSADLGLRVSSALDDVSEDQAVYRLPIEGVQELQARLAWRPDPAVEVSVLGRNLIDDGRVDLEDRTDIYPSAEIPRQVFLQLSVQR